In Streptomyces sp. NBC_00569, a single genomic region encodes these proteins:
- a CDS encoding class I SAM-dependent methyltransferase — protein sequence MNDLASFSSLLSAQGQALLDDVRDITPGQELAVATRLRRDHPADLVSAAIAQARLRQRAAAKFGEADARRMYFTANGVEQATRTSVATHRAQEFKALGVRSVADLCCGIGGDAIALARAGISVLAVDRDPLTCEVARANARALDLDGLIEVREADVTEVDTEPYDAVFVDPARRGGGKGGGRIFDPEAYSPPLSWAVGAALGARHAALKIAPGIPHEAIPDAADAEWISDGGDVKEAVLWFGTEPGRMRATLLPGPRALTGRGLPDPEVRSVGRYLYEPDGAVIRAHLVADVAEEVAGGLIDETIAYVTSDTLRATPYATAYEITDHIPFNVKKLKALLREREVGILTVKKRGSAVEPEELRRKALPKRHGPNAVTVFLTRVAGAPTMLLGAPARPATGGAGS from the coding sequence GTGAACGACCTCGCCTCCTTCAGCTCACTGCTCTCCGCGCAGGGCCAGGCGCTCCTCGACGACGTACGGGACATCACCCCCGGCCAGGAGCTCGCCGTCGCCACCCGGCTGCGCCGCGACCACCCGGCGGACCTCGTCTCGGCGGCCATCGCGCAGGCCCGGCTGCGCCAGCGCGCCGCGGCGAAGTTCGGCGAGGCGGACGCGCGCCGCATGTACTTCACTGCGAACGGCGTCGAGCAGGCGACCCGCACGAGCGTCGCCACCCACCGCGCGCAGGAGTTCAAGGCGCTCGGAGTGCGCTCCGTCGCCGATCTGTGCTGCGGCATCGGCGGCGACGCGATCGCGCTGGCCCGCGCCGGGATCTCCGTACTCGCCGTCGACCGCGACCCCCTCACCTGCGAGGTCGCCCGCGCGAACGCTCGGGCCCTGGACCTCGACGGGCTGATCGAGGTCCGCGAGGCCGATGTCACCGAGGTCGACACGGAGCCGTACGACGCGGTGTTCGTCGACCCCGCGCGCCGGGGCGGCGGCAAGGGAGGCGGCCGGATCTTCGACCCGGAGGCGTACTCCCCGCCCCTGTCCTGGGCGGTCGGCGCGGCGCTCGGGGCCCGGCACGCGGCCCTGAAGATCGCGCCCGGCATCCCCCACGAGGCCATCCCCGACGCGGCCGACGCCGAGTGGATCTCGGACGGCGGGGACGTGAAGGAGGCCGTGCTCTGGTTCGGCACCGAGCCGGGCCGCATGCGGGCGACACTGCTCCCCGGGCCGCGCGCACTCACCGGCCGCGGCCTCCCCGACCCCGAAGTGCGGTCCGTGGGGCGGTACTTGTACGAGCCCGACGGCGCCGTCATCCGCGCCCACCTGGTCGCCGACGTGGCCGAGGAGGTGGCGGGCGGGCTGATCGACGAGACGATCGCCTACGTCACGTCCGACACACTGCGGGCGACGCCGTACGCCACCGCGTACGAGATCACGGACCACATCCCGTTCAACGTCAAGAAGTTGAAGGCGCTGCTGAGGGAGCGCGAGGTCGGGATCCTGACGGTGAAGAAGCGGGGGTCGGCGGTGGAGCCGGAGGAGCTGCGCCGCAAGGCACTGCCGAAGCGGCACGGCCCGAACGCGGTGACGGTCTTCCTGACCCGCGTCGCGGGCGCCCCGACGATGCTGCTCGGCGCGCCCGCGCGTCCGGCTACTGGTGGTGCCGGGTCCTGA
- a CDS encoding cell wall-binding repeat-containing protein — protein MKFFTRRRAAVLATAVALAAGSLATAPVASADAGPWPGTEGKILFDGPQLYDPATGAVTQVPNTYDGDWSAWAPDGSRLVSAWQDVQSIRPNGASKVTLPDGEGFHASYIPSDLTYGWGGRYIFFTSNGQLGYGPSDGSWAPRPLLTSAQEPTTVCDNDPTVSTSGVIAFERRVNYGCYDNKGIWTYDPETGTVKQILTEGEQPAFSPDGTQLAFVRYPDGGPAQIFTANADGTDAKQITTGPRGYGNPSWSPTGGRIIFDADTSGDSSDVHTTEYVDLDSGKLTAVAGHQEGNFGYNPSWQPLRKNTTGRVWGADTYATNVASSRWTWNTVGQSEPGLMDAKAAVLINRDSPSYSLTAPALAGKKHGPVLMTPSGGLSSAVKAELKRTLKPGAYVYLVGGTSMLSSTVSSQVTALGFTPKRLAGTSRYSTSVAVAKSITSAPKYVFLATGTDYHSALAASVAAGADGTGSAGGVVLNDGNTLTSSVKSYLNSLDPDDTMIIPVGTSAKYALTHTTFSSWPSTYTYYPVTGTGHEGTAAALAKLWWSAPSQAGLASVDSWRGGVSAGSAMNVFGPVLWTTPGALSSATSSYLLRESASVQFAVGFGGSTSVAAGTLDASGAAISAGSGQYVSHPYYNGVEPQSARRSTFLARTNGGDATSVERTGPIGAEPNLEPLRTRHHQ, from the coding sequence TTGAAGTTCTTCACGCGCCGCCGTGCCGCGGTGCTCGCCACCGCGGTCGCGCTCGCCGCGGGCAGTCTGGCGACCGCGCCCGTCGCCTCGGCGGACGCCGGACCCTGGCCCGGCACCGAGGGCAAGATCCTCTTCGACGGACCGCAGCTGTACGACCCGGCCACCGGCGCCGTCACCCAGGTCCCCAACACGTACGACGGGGACTGGTCCGCCTGGGCCCCGGACGGCAGCCGTCTGGTCAGCGCCTGGCAGGACGTCCAGAGCATCCGCCCGAACGGCGCCTCCAAGGTCACCCTCCCGGACGGGGAGGGATTCCATGCCAGCTACATCCCCAGCGATCTCACCTACGGGTGGGGCGGCCGGTACATCTTCTTCACGTCGAACGGCCAGCTCGGCTACGGCCCCTCCGACGGCTCGTGGGCCCCGCGCCCGCTCCTGACGAGCGCTCAGGAGCCGACCACCGTCTGCGACAACGACCCGACCGTGAGCACGTCCGGTGTGATCGCGTTCGAGCGGCGCGTCAACTACGGCTGCTACGACAACAAGGGCATCTGGACCTACGACCCGGAGACCGGGACGGTGAAGCAGATCCTCACCGAGGGCGAGCAGCCCGCCTTCTCCCCGGACGGCACGCAGCTGGCCTTCGTCCGGTATCCCGACGGCGGCCCGGCGCAGATCTTCACGGCGAACGCCGACGGCACGGACGCCAAGCAGATCACCACCGGCCCGCGCGGCTACGGCAACCCGTCCTGGTCACCCACCGGCGGGCGCATCATCTTCGACGCGGACACCTCGGGCGACAGCTCCGACGTGCACACCACGGAGTACGTGGACCTGGACAGCGGGAAACTGACCGCGGTGGCGGGTCACCAGGAGGGCAACTTCGGCTACAACCCCAGCTGGCAGCCGCTGCGCAAGAACACCACGGGCCGCGTCTGGGGCGCCGACACCTACGCGACCAACGTCGCCTCCTCGCGCTGGACCTGGAACACGGTCGGGCAGAGCGAGCCGGGCCTGATGGACGCCAAGGCGGCGGTGCTGATCAACCGTGACAGTCCTTCGTACTCGCTCACGGCGCCGGCCCTTGCGGGCAAGAAGCACGGGCCGGTCCTCATGACGCCGTCGGGCGGCCTGTCGTCCGCGGTGAAGGCGGAGCTCAAGCGGACGCTGAAGCCGGGGGCGTACGTCTATCTCGTCGGCGGCACGTCCATGCTCAGCAGCACCGTGTCCTCGCAGGTGACCGCGCTCGGCTTCACGCCGAAGCGGCTGGCGGGCACCTCCCGCTACTCGACCTCGGTCGCCGTGGCCAAGTCGATCACCAGCGCGCCGAAGTACGTGTTCCTGGCGACCGGGACCGACTACCACTCGGCTCTGGCGGCGTCGGTCGCGGCCGGCGCGGACGGGACGGGCAGCGCGGGCGGCGTCGTGCTCAACGACGGCAACACGCTGACCTCGTCGGTGAAGTCGTACCTCAACAGCCTCGACCCCGACGACACCATGATCATCCCGGTGGGGACGTCCGCGAAGTACGCGTTGACGCACACGACGTTCTCCAGCTGGCCCTCGACGTACACGTACTACCCGGTCACGGGGACCGGGCACGAGGGCACCGCGGCCGCCCTCGCCAAGCTCTGGTGGAGTGCGCCGAGCCAGGCGGGGCTCGCCTCGGTCGACTCGTGGCGCGGCGGTGTGTCCGCGGGCTCCGCGATGAACGTGTTCGGTCCCGTGCTCTGGACCACGCCCGGCGCCCTGTCGAGCGCGACGAGCAGCTATCTGTTGCGGGAGTCCGCGAGCGTCCAGTTCGCGGTCGGCTTCGGCGGCAGCACTTCCGTGGCGGCCGGCACGCTGGACGCTTCCGGGGCCGCGATCAGCGCGGGCAGCGGCCAGTACGTCTCTCACCCCTACTACAACGGGGTGGAGCCGCAGAGCGCGCGGCGGAGCACCTTCCTGGCCCGCACGAACGGCGGTGACGCCACCTCGGTGGAGCGGACCGGCCCGATCGGCGCCGAGCCGAACCTGGAGCCGCTCAGGACCCGGCACCACCAGTAG
- a CDS encoding RNA polymerase sigma factor translates to MTAERTAEAAHAIETVFRLEAPRIIAGVTRIVRDVGIAEELAQDALVAALEQWPDEGIPDNPGAWLMATAKHRAIDLVRRKERYARKLAEVGRDLEAAPPHLDEPSDPDDIDDDLLRLVFTACHPVLSAEARVALTLRLLGGLTTAEIARAVLAPEATVAQRIVRAKRTLATKNVAFEVPYGPERAARLGSVLEVIYLIFNEGYAATAGDDYLRPGLCEDALRLARLLTALMPKEPEVHGLAALLELQASRSAARTGPSGEPVLLRDQDRRRWNQLLIRRGFAALGRADAVSAGGPGPYALQAAIAASHAHAHTYAETNWQGIATLYGLLAARAPSPVVELNRAVAVSMAEGPAAGLALVDALLGEPALRDYHLLPSVRGDLLDRLGRREEARAEFERAASLTRNEREREMLLARAQACRTDQGNSCSQGPHQPLQ, encoded by the coding sequence GTGACAGCAGAACGTACTGCCGAAGCGGCCCACGCCATCGAGACCGTCTTCCGTCTGGAGGCGCCCCGCATCATCGCCGGTGTCACGCGCATCGTGCGGGACGTGGGCATAGCGGAGGAACTGGCGCAGGACGCGCTCGTCGCCGCCCTGGAGCAGTGGCCGGACGAGGGCATCCCCGACAACCCCGGCGCGTGGCTCATGGCCACCGCCAAGCACCGGGCGATCGACCTCGTGCGCCGCAAGGAGCGGTACGCGCGCAAGCTGGCGGAGGTCGGCCGTGACCTGGAGGCCGCGCCGCCCCACCTGGACGAGCCCTCGGACCCGGACGACATCGACGACGACCTGCTCCGCCTCGTCTTCACGGCCTGCCACCCGGTCCTGTCCGCCGAGGCCCGGGTCGCGCTCACGCTGCGGCTGCTCGGCGGCCTGACCACCGCCGAGATCGCCCGCGCGGTCCTGGCCCCCGAGGCGACGGTCGCCCAGCGCATCGTGCGCGCCAAACGCACCCTCGCCACGAAGAACGTCGCCTTCGAAGTGCCCTACGGTCCTGAGCGGGCGGCCCGCCTCGGCTCGGTCCTCGAGGTCATCTACCTCATCTTCAACGAGGGGTACGCGGCCACGGCGGGCGACGACTATCTGCGCCCGGGGCTGTGCGAGGACGCCCTGCGGCTCGCCCGGTTGCTGACAGCCCTGATGCCGAAGGAGCCCGAAGTGCACGGCCTGGCCGCCCTGTTGGAGCTCCAGGCCTCGCGCTCGGCCGCCCGTACGGGCCCGTCGGGCGAGCCGGTTCTCCTCAGGGACCAGGACCGCAGGCGGTGGAACCAGCTCCTGATCCGGCGCGGGTTCGCGGCGCTCGGCCGCGCGGACGCGGTGTCCGCCGGCGGCCCCGGACCGTACGCCCTCCAGGCCGCCATCGCCGCCAGCCACGCGCACGCCCACACGTACGCGGAGACGAACTGGCAGGGGATCGCGACCCTGTACGGGCTGCTCGCCGCCCGGGCGCCCTCCCCCGTCGTCGAGCTGAACCGGGCGGTGGCGGTGTCCATGGCCGAGGGCCCCGCGGCCGGCCTCGCCCTGGTCGACGCCCTGCTCGGTGAACCGGCGCTGCGCGACTACCACTTGCTGCCGAGCGTGCGCGGAGACCTGCTCGACCGGCTCGGGCGGCGCGAGGAGGCGCGGGCCGAGTTCGAGCGGGCCGCTTCGCTGACCCGCAACGAACGGGAGCGGGAGATGCTGCTGGCGCGGGCTCAGGCGTGCCGTACGGACCAGGGAAATTCCTGTTCCCAGGGGCCGCACCAGCCACTACAGTGA
- a CDS encoding YciI family protein, whose protein sequence is MPRYMTLVRIDESKAPAEGPSEALMQRMGELIEEMTKAGVLLDTGGLHPSSEGTRVHYENGEITVTDGPFTESKEVIGGYAIIQAKDRAEILEWTKRFLKVHEEHWTVTSEIREIAEG, encoded by the coding sequence ATGCCGCGCTACATGACGCTGGTCCGCATCGACGAGAGCAAGGCCCCCGCCGAGGGGCCCAGCGAGGCCCTGATGCAGCGCATGGGCGAGCTGATCGAGGAGATGACCAAGGCCGGTGTGCTGCTCGACACCGGGGGCCTGCACCCGTCGTCCGAGGGCACCCGCGTGCACTACGAGAACGGCGAGATCACCGTCACCGACGGGCCGTTCACCGAGTCCAAGGAGGTCATCGGGGGCTACGCGATCATCCAGGCCAAGGACCGGGCCGAGATCCTGGAGTGGACCAAGCGGTTCCTGAAGGTCCACGAGGAGCACTGGACGGTCACCTCCGAGATCCGGGAGATCGCCGAGGGCTGA
- a CDS encoding class I SAM-dependent methyltransferase has translation MPFDHNDHYHRLLLRRLPKDGRTALDIGCGTGRFARRLAGRGYEVDALDPSAEVIAEAEAGGGGPRFRRADVTATDLPEGHYDVITCLASLHHMPFATVTRLRAALAPGGALLVLGCYAGVTPLDLVAVPANAAARAAVHVADRRRGAAPPPLKAPVRRPDMTLAAVRTEAGRLLPGSQVRQLVFWRYLLTYHA, from the coding sequence ATGCCCTTCGACCACAACGACCACTACCACCGCCTCCTCCTGCGCCGCCTGCCGAAGGACGGCCGCACCGCCCTCGACATCGGCTGCGGCACCGGCCGCTTCGCGCGGCGCCTGGCCGGCCGCGGTTACGAGGTCGACGCGCTCGACCCGTCGGCCGAGGTCATCGCCGAGGCGGAGGCCGGGGGCGGCGGACCGCGCTTTCGGCGGGCGGATGTGACGGCGACGGATCTGCCCGAGGGGCACTACGACGTCATCACCTGCCTGGCGAGCCTGCACCACATGCCGTTCGCGACGGTGACGCGGCTGCGCGCTGCCCTCGCTCCCGGCGGCGCGCTGCTCGTCCTCGGCTGCTACGCGGGCGTGACGCCCCTCGACCTCGTGGCCGTCCCGGCGAACGCGGCGGCCCGCGCCGCGGTCCACGTGGCCGACCGGCGGCGCGGCGCCGCGCCGCCGCCCCTCAAGGCCCCGGTGCGCCGACCCGACATGACGCTGGCCGCCGTCCGAACGGAAGCCGGCCGGCTCCTCCCCGGCAGCCAGGTGCGCCAACTGGTCTTCTGGCGCTACCTGTTGACGTACCACGCCTGA
- a CDS encoding LCP family protein encodes MQRRRGRLVKTVGVVAGCVLVLTGGGAAWAYWHLDHNIRGVDIDSALGDDRPPKPAPATPEPSATAPPAGALNILVLGSDSRSGSENSALGGGHSEGARSDTAMVVHLNAGRSAATVVSIPRDTLVERPACPTSSGGSTQAAYGAMFNSAYSVGGPVCAVKTVEKLTGVRMDHYLEIDFSGFASVVDALGGVDLTTTEDIDDDLSHLQLDAGHHHLDGKQALAFARTRHGVGDGSDLGRIKLQQQLVKALVEEVSGSGLLTDPARLYEVADALTGSLTTDTGLDSLGELQDLAGSLKGLSADEVKTVMMPVLPAPSDPNRVVADQPEAGKLWASLR; translated from the coding sequence ATACAGCGCCGCCGTGGGCGTTTGGTGAAGACGGTCGGTGTCGTGGCCGGTTGCGTGCTCGTCCTCACCGGGGGCGGGGCCGCGTGGGCGTACTGGCATCTGGACCACAACATCCGGGGCGTCGACATCGACAGCGCGCTCGGCGACGACCGGCCCCCGAAACCGGCCCCGGCCACGCCGGAGCCCTCGGCGACCGCGCCGCCCGCCGGGGCGCTGAACATCCTCGTCCTCGGCTCCGACTCGCGCAGCGGCAGCGAGAACTCCGCGCTCGGCGGCGGCCACAGCGAGGGCGCCCGCTCCGACACCGCGATGGTGGTGCACCTGAACGCCGGCCGTTCGGCGGCGACCGTCGTCAGCATTCCCCGCGACACCCTCGTCGAGCGGCCCGCGTGCCCGACCTCGTCCGGCGGCAGCACGCAGGCCGCGTACGGCGCCATGTTCAACAGCGCGTACTCCGTGGGCGGTCCCGTCTGTGCCGTGAAGACGGTCGAGAAGCTCACGGGCGTGCGCATGGATCACTATCTGGAGATCGACTTCTCCGGCTTCGCCTCGGTCGTCGACGCGCTCGGCGGCGTGGACCTCACGACGACCGAGGACATCGACGACGACCTGAGCCACCTCCAGCTCGACGCGGGCCACCACCACCTCGACGGCAAGCAGGCCCTCGCCTTCGCCCGCACCCGTCACGGCGTCGGCGACGGCAGCGACCTCGGGCGCATCAAACTCCAGCAGCAGCTGGTGAAGGCCCTGGTGGAGGAGGTCTCGGGCAGCGGTCTCCTGACGGACCCGGCCCGCCTCTACGAGGTCGCCGACGCCCTCACGGGAAGCCTCACGACGGACACCGGTCTCGACTCCCTCGGTGAACTCCAGGACCTGGCGGGCAGCTTGAAGGGGCTCTCGGCGGACGAGGTGAAGACGGTCATGATGCCGGTGCTCCCGGCTCCGTCCGACCCCAACCGTGTCGTCGCCGACCAGCCGGAGGCCGGCAAGCTGTGGGCCTCGCTGCGGTGA
- the tsaD gene encoding tRNA (adenosine(37)-N6)-threonylcarbamoyltransferase complex transferase subunit TsaD, translating to MADEPLVLGIETSCDETGVGIVRGHTLLADAVASSVDEHARFGGVVPEVASRAHLEAMVPTIERALKDAGVAASDLDGISVTAGPGLAGALLVGVSAAKAYAYALGKPLYGVNHLASHICVDQLEHGPLPEPTMALLVSGGHSSLLLSSDITSDVRPLGATIDDAAGEAFDKIARVLNLGFPGGPVIDRYAKEGDPRAIAFPRGLTGPRDPAYDFSFSGLKTSVARWIEAKRAAGEDVPVRDVSASFQEAVVDVLTRKAVRACKDEGVDHLMIGGGVAANSRLRALAQERCEAAGIRLRVPRPKLCTDNGAMVAALGAEMVARNRSASAWDLSADSSLPVTETHVPGHTHDHVHEAAKDNLYS from the coding sequence ATGGCTGACGAACCGCTCGTCCTCGGCATCGAGACCTCCTGCGACGAGACCGGTGTCGGCATCGTCCGCGGCCACACACTGCTCGCCGACGCGGTCGCCTCCAGCGTCGACGAGCACGCCCGCTTCGGCGGTGTCGTCCCCGAGGTCGCCTCGCGCGCACACCTGGAAGCCATGGTGCCGACCATCGAGCGCGCCCTGAAGGACGCCGGGGTCGCCGCCTCCGACCTGGACGGGATCTCCGTGACCGCGGGCCCCGGGCTCGCGGGCGCGCTCCTCGTGGGCGTCTCGGCCGCCAAGGCGTACGCGTACGCGCTCGGCAAGCCGCTCTACGGCGTGAACCACCTCGCCTCGCACATCTGCGTCGACCAGCTGGAGCACGGTCCGCTGCCCGAGCCCACGATGGCGCTGCTCGTCTCGGGCGGGCACTCGTCGCTGCTGCTCTCCTCCGACATCACGTCCGACGTGCGCCCCCTCGGCGCGACCATCGACGACGCGGCGGGCGAGGCCTTCGACAAGATCGCCCGGGTGCTGAACCTCGGCTTCCCCGGCGGTCCCGTCATCGACCGGTACGCGAAGGAGGGCGACCCCCGTGCGATCGCCTTCCCGCGCGGGCTCACCGGGCCGCGCGACCCCGCGTACGACTTCTCCTTCTCCGGGCTGAAGACGTCCGTGGCGCGCTGGATCGAGGCCAAGCGGGCCGCCGGTGAGGACGTTCCGGTGCGGGACGTGTCGGCTTCCTTCCAGGAGGCCGTCGTCGACGTGCTGACCCGCAAGGCCGTGCGCGCCTGCAAGGACGAGGGTGTCGACCACCTCATGATCGGTGGCGGTGTGGCCGCCAACTCGCGGCTGCGGGCCCTCGCCCAGGAGCGGTGCGAGGCGGCCGGGATCCGGCTGCGCGTGCCACGGCCCAAGCTGTGCACGGACAACGGCGCGATGGTCGCGGCCCTCGGCGCCGAGATGGTGGCGCGCAACCGGTCCGCGTCCGCCTGGGACCTGTCGGCCGACTCGTCGCTGCCGGTGACGGAGACGCACGTGCCGGGGCACACGCACGACCACGTGCACGAGGCCGCGAAGGACAACCTGTACTCATGA
- the rimI gene encoding ribosomal protein S18-alanine N-acetyltransferase, whose amino-acid sequence MRWWDIESVHALEKDLFPDDAWSRGMFWSELAHARGAGSTRRYVVAHDGDRLVGYAGLAASGTDYEGGSGVGADVQTIAVARDQWGTGLGARLLTVLLRHATDFDCSEVTLEVRVDNTRAQKLYQRFGFEPIGFRRGYYQPGNVDALVMRLTDPSTSVTPVQGTENG is encoded by the coding sequence ATGCGCTGGTGGGACATCGAATCCGTGCACGCGCTCGAGAAGGATCTCTTCCCGGACGACGCGTGGTCCCGCGGCATGTTCTGGTCCGAGCTCGCGCACGCGCGCGGCGCCGGGTCCACCCGCCGCTATGTCGTCGCCCACGACGGCGACCGGCTCGTCGGGTACGCGGGCCTCGCCGCGTCCGGCACGGACTACGAAGGCGGCTCCGGCGTGGGGGCCGACGTGCAGACCATCGCCGTCGCCCGGGACCAGTGGGGCACCGGGCTGGGTGCCCGGCTCCTCACCGTCCTGCTGCGCCACGCGACCGACTTCGACTGCTCCGAGGTGACGCTCGAGGTGCGGGTCGACAACACCCGGGCGCAGAAGCTCTACCAGCGCTTCGGCTTCGAGCCCATCGGCTTCCGCCGCGGCTACTACCAGCCGGGCAACGTGGACGCGCTCGTGATGCGTCTGACCGACCCCTCGACCTCAGTGACACCCGTACAAGGAACCGAAAATGGCTGA
- the tsaB gene encoding tRNA (adenosine(37)-N6)-threonylcarbamoyltransferase complex dimerization subunit type 1 TsaB, producing MLLLALDTATPAVTVALHDGSSVVAASSQVDARRHGELLLPAVDRVLADAGVRLDAVTGIVVGVGPGPYTGLRVGLMTADTFGLALGVPVHGLCTLDGLAYAAEVDGPFVVATDARRKEVYWARYDDTRTRVTEPAVDRPADIAEQVAGLPAVGAGAVLYPDTFPDARAPENVSAAALAALAAEKLGAGEDLQAPRPLYLRRPDAQVPKNYKVVTPK from the coding sequence GTGCTGTTGCTCGCGCTGGATACCGCCACCCCCGCCGTCACCGTCGCCCTGCACGACGGCTCGTCCGTCGTCGCCGCATCGAGCCAGGTGGACGCCCGTCGGCACGGGGAGCTCCTGCTGCCCGCCGTCGACCGGGTGCTCGCCGATGCCGGCGTCAGACTCGACGCCGTCACCGGCATCGTCGTCGGCGTGGGCCCCGGCCCCTACACCGGCCTCCGCGTCGGCCTGATGACCGCCGACACCTTCGGGCTCGCCCTCGGGGTGCCCGTCCACGGCCTGTGCACGCTGGACGGGCTCGCCTACGCCGCCGAGGTCGACGGCCCCTTCGTCGTCGCCACGGACGCGCGGCGCAAGGAGGTCTACTGGGCGCGCTACGACGATACGCGCACCCGCGTCACCGAGCCCGCCGTCGACCGCCCCGCCGACATCGCCGAGCAGGTCGCGGGCCTTCCCGCGGTCGGCGCCGGCGCCGTGCTGTACCCGGACACGTTCCCCGACGCGCGCGCCCCCGAGAACGTGTCGGCGGCCGCCCTCGCCGCCCTTGCCGCCGAGAAGCTCGGCGCCGGCGAGGATCTTCAGGCGCCGCGCCCCCTGTATCTGCGCCGGCCCGACGCGCAGGTGCCCAAGAACTACAAGGTGGTCACTCCGAAGTGA
- the tsaE gene encoding tRNA (adenosine(37)-N6)-threonylcarbamoyltransferase complex ATPase subunit type 1 TsaE — protein METPHSPAADAATASITVNSPTRMGDLGRRLAKLLRPGDLVMLTGELGAGKTTLTRGLGEGLGVRGAVTSPTFVIARVHPPLGDGPALVHVDAYRLGGGLDEMEDLDLDVSLPDSVIVVEWGDGKVEDLADDRLHVVIHRATGDTDDEVRSVTLRGLGARWAGAGLEALAA, from the coding sequence ATGGAGACACCGCACAGCCCGGCAGCTGACGCCGCCACCGCCTCGATCACCGTCAACTCGCCCACCCGTATGGGGGATTTGGGCCGCCGCCTCGCCAAGCTGCTGCGCCCGGGCGACCTCGTCATGCTCACCGGCGAGCTGGGCGCGGGCAAGACCACGCTGACCCGCGGGCTCGGCGAGGGCCTCGGTGTGCGGGGCGCCGTGACCTCTCCGACCTTCGTCATCGCCCGCGTCCACCCGCCCCTCGGTGACGGGCCCGCCCTGGTGCACGTGGACGCGTACCGGCTCGGTGGCGGGCTCGACGAGATGGAGGACCTCGACCTCGACGTCTCGCTGCCCGACTCCGTGATCGTCGTCGAGTGGGGCGACGGCAAGGTCGAGGACCTCGCCGACGACCGGCTCCATGTGGTGATTCACCGCGCCACGGGCGACACGGACGACGAGGTGCGCTCCGTGACGTTGCGTGGCCTCGGGGCACGCTGGGCCGGTGCCGGCCTGGAGGCTCTGGCCGCCTGA
- a CDS encoding alpha/beta fold hydrolase encodes MSESSAEVTAAVASWRRAGLAGAAIGVVAAGAAAGVAVERLTVGRGMRRKARLALDASGPYGALRGTPGRAYAEDGTELYYEVEEVEAEGGAGPRRRRLFGRKTPAPVTVVFSHGYCLNQDSWHFQRAALRGVVRSVYWDQRSHGRSGRGVEQADGGPDVTIDQLGRDLKAVIDAAAPEGPLVLVGHSMGGMTVMAFADQFPEAVAERVAGVALVGTSSGKLGEVSYGLPVVGVNVVRRVLPGVLKVLGQRADLVEKGRRATADLFAGIIKRYSFASRDVDPAVVRFAERMIESTPIDVVAEFYSAFQAHEKSAVIERFAQLPVLVLAGDQDLVTPSEHSEAIAGLLPDAELVLVPDAGHLVMLEHPEAVTDRLADLLARTGAVPSGATVGSYGDTAQPGS; translated from the coding sequence GTGAGTGAGAGCAGCGCCGAGGTCACGGCGGCCGTCGCGAGCTGGCGGCGGGCCGGGCTCGCCGGCGCCGCGATAGGTGTCGTCGCGGCCGGTGCCGCTGCCGGTGTCGCTGTGGAGCGGCTCACCGTCGGCCGCGGAATGCGCAGAAAGGCGCGGCTCGCGCTGGACGCCTCCGGCCCCTACGGGGCCCTGCGCGGCACTCCCGGCAGGGCCTACGCCGAGGACGGCACCGAGCTCTACTACGAGGTCGAGGAAGTGGAGGCCGAGGGCGGTGCCGGTCCTCGCAGGCGTCGTCTTTTCGGCCGTAAGACCCCCGCGCCGGTCACCGTGGTCTTCAGTCACGGGTACTGCCTCAACCAGGACTCCTGGCATTTCCAGCGTGCCGCCCTGCGGGGCGTGGTGCGCTCCGTCTACTGGGATCAGCGCAGCCATGGGCGGTCCGGGCGCGGGGTCGAGCAGGCAGACGGCGGGCCCGACGTCACCATCGACCAGCTCGGGCGTGATCTGAAGGCGGTCATCGACGCCGCCGCCCCCGAAGGGCCGCTCGTTCTCGTCGGGCACTCCATGGGCGGCATGACCGTGATGGCGTTCGCCGACCAGTTTCCCGAGGCCGTGGCCGAGCGCGTCGCCGGCGTCGCCCTCGTCGGGACCTCCTCCGGCAAGCTCGGCGAGGTCAGTTACGGGCTGCCCGTGGTCGGCGTCAACGTCGTCCGCCGCGTGCTCCCCGGTGTCCTGAAGGTCCTGGGACAGCGCGCCGACCTCGTGGAGAAGGGGCGCCGTGCGACCGCCGACCTGTTCGCGGGCATCATCAAGCGCTACTCGTTCGCCTCGCGTGACGTCGATCCCGCCGTCGTGCGCTTCGCCGAGCGCATGATCGAGAGCACACCGATCGACGTCGTCGCCGAGTTCTACTCCGCCTTCCAGGCGCACGAGAAGAGCGCGGTCATCGAGCGGTTCGCGCAGCTGCCCGTCCTCGTACTGGCAGGCGACCAGGATCTCGTCACCCCCAGCGAGCACAGCGAGGCCATCGCGGGGCTGCTCCCCGACGCCGAGCTGGTGCTCGTGCCCGACGCCGGGCACCTGGTGATGCTGGAGCACCCCGAGGCCGTCACCGACCGGCTGGCCGACCTCCTCGCGCGCACGGGAGCCGTTCCCTCAGGGGCTACCGTGGGAAGTTATGGAGACACCGCACAGCCCGGCAGCTGA